A genomic segment from Janibacter sp. DB-40 encodes:
- a CDS encoding HRDC domain-containing protein, with amino-acid sequence MSSGPAKGGDEEATKAPLPLLAEPAEGVPDVITRESELIACADAISAGVGPVAIDAERASGYRYGQAAYLVQLRREGSGTWLIDPVFLPDLQPVDQAIGTGEWILHAATQDLACLRDVGLVPRQIFDTELGARLLGLPRVGLAAVIEHYLGISLAKEHSAVDWSTRPLPEPWLRYAALDVEVLTEVRNLMGADLAAQGKSEWARQEFTSLLDWRPAPRQDPWRRTSGLHKIRQPRVLATVRELWWERDRIARERDTSPGRVIPDAALVEIAQAAPGGPGDLPRGHRAIQRSQRAWLAAVERARELADEELPPPTLKSDGPRRSARGPTATRSPRSG; translated from the coding sequence TTGAGCTCGGGACCGGCGAAGGGCGGGGACGAGGAGGCCACGAAGGCACCTCTCCCGCTGCTCGCCGAACCCGCCGAGGGTGTCCCGGACGTCATCACGCGCGAGTCCGAGCTGATCGCGTGCGCGGACGCGATCTCGGCCGGCGTCGGGCCGGTCGCCATCGATGCCGAGCGCGCCTCCGGTTACCGCTACGGGCAGGCCGCCTACCTGGTGCAGCTGCGACGTGAGGGCTCGGGCACCTGGCTGATCGACCCGGTCTTCCTCCCCGACCTCCAGCCGGTCGACCAGGCGATCGGGACCGGTGAGTGGATCCTGCACGCAGCCACCCAGGACCTCGCCTGCCTGCGCGACGTCGGCCTGGTGCCACGACAGATCTTCGACACCGAGCTCGGCGCCCGCCTGCTCGGGCTGCCCCGGGTCGGGCTCGCCGCCGTGATCGAGCACTACCTCGGGATCTCGCTGGCCAAGGAGCACTCGGCCGTCGACTGGTCCACCCGGCCCCTGCCGGAGCCGTGGTTGCGCTACGCGGCTCTCGACGTCGAGGTGCTCACCGAGGTGCGCAACCTCATGGGCGCCGACCTCGCGGCGCAGGGCAAGTCGGAGTGGGCGAGACAGGAGTTCACCTCGCTCCTGGACTGGCGGCCCGCCCCGCGCCAGGACCCGTGGCGACGGACCTCCGGCCTGCACAAGATCCGCCAGCCCCGCGTCCTGGCCACCGTGCGCGAGCTGTGGTGGGAGCGCGACCGGATCGCCCGTGAGCGCGACACCTCCCCCGGGCGCGTCATCCCTGACGCGGCCCTGGTCGAGATCGCGCAGGCCGCGCCGGGAGGTCCGGGCGACCTGCCCCGCGGTCACCGCGCCATCCAGCGCAGCCAGCGTGCCTGGCTCGCCGCCGTCGAGCGGGCCCGGGAGCTGGCGGACGAGGAGCTGCCGCCACCGACGCTGAAGTCGGACGGCCCCCGCCGCAGCGCTCGTGGGCCAACCGCGACCCGCTCGCCGCGGAGCGGCTGA
- the hemE gene encoding uroporphyrinogen decarboxylase yields MNTAASPSDSPLVRAARGQSVPHTPVWFMRQAGRSLPEYRELRAGTTMLEACRTPDLVTEITLQPVRRHRVDAAIFFSDIVVPLEAVGIDIDIEPGVGPVLDVPFRSREDLDRIPELTPDMVGDITESVRRIVLELGATPLIGFAGAPFTLASYLIEGGPSKNHENTKALMHGDPQLWHDLCARLSQIAATFLQVQVDAGASAVQLFDSWAGFLSRADYRRHVLPHSTATLSALADRDVPRIHFGVGTGELLVDMAGAGTEVIGVDYRVSLAEAIERVGGDQPVQGNLDPALLFAPWEVIETQVRRILAEGRAAPGHIFNLGHGVLPDTDPVVLTRVVELVHEVSGR; encoded by the coding sequence GTGAACACCGCAGCCTCGCCCTCCGACAGCCCCCTGGTCCGCGCGGCCCGGGGCCAGTCCGTCCCGCACACCCCGGTGTGGTTCATGCGCCAGGCCGGCCGCTCCCTCCCGGAGTACCGCGAGCTGCGGGCCGGCACGACGATGTTGGAGGCCTGTCGCACCCCCGACCTCGTCACCGAGATCACCCTGCAGCCGGTGCGCCGCCACCGCGTGGACGCCGCGATCTTCTTCTCCGACATCGTCGTCCCGCTCGAGGCCGTCGGCATCGACATCGACATCGAGCCGGGTGTCGGTCCGGTGCTGGACGTGCCCTTCCGCTCCCGGGAGGACCTCGACCGCATCCCGGAGCTGACCCCCGACATGGTCGGCGACATCACCGAGTCCGTCCGGCGGATCGTGCTCGAGCTCGGGGCGACACCGCTCATCGGATTCGCCGGTGCCCCCTTCACGCTGGCCTCGTACCTCATCGAGGGTGGACCGAGCAAGAACCACGAGAACACCAAGGCGCTCATGCACGGCGACCCGCAGCTGTGGCACGACCTGTGCGCGCGCCTGTCGCAGATCGCCGCGACCTTCCTGCAGGTGCAGGTCGACGCCGGTGCGAGCGCCGTCCAGCTCTTCGACTCCTGGGCCGGGTTCCTCTCCAGGGCCGACTACCGACGGCACGTCCTGCCGCACAGCACGGCGACGCTGTCCGCACTCGCGGACCGTGACGTCCCGCGGATCCACTTCGGTGTGGGCACCGGTGAGCTGCTCGTGGATATGGCGGGCGCGGGGACCGAGGTCATCGGCGTCGACTACCGCGTCTCCCTCGCCGAGGCCATCGAGCGCGTCGGCGGTGACCAGCCGGTGCAGGGCAACCTCGACCCCGCGCTGCTCTTCGCCCCCTGGGAGGTCATCGAGACCCAGGTGCGCCGGATCCTCGCCGAGGGGCGCGCGGCGCCCGGACACATCTTCAACCTCGGCCACGGGGTCCTGCCGGACACCGACCCGGTCGTCCTCACCCGTGTCGTCGAGCTGGTCCACGAGGTCAGCGGGCGTTGA
- a CDS encoding GntP family permease, producing the protein MSLGLIGIVVSLGLLMYLAYRGINVLILAPILALLATLMAGGPMLATYTQVFMPALGGYAITYFPLFLLGAIFGKVMDVSGSAKAIADFIVNRIGASRAILAITLACGILTYGGVSLFVVAFAVFPIAAALFKEAGLPKRLIPATIALGSFTFTMTALPGTPAIQNAIPAPFFSTNAFAAPGLGAIAGLIMLVGGVLWLDRRAKKLLAAGEGYEPPVIAGGGFPGFGRKKAAEEQPRVEHSDQDDHLMERPHVPVWLAFLPIVVVIGLNYALVNWIFPSMEFEYLQQEAYGSVGIDKVAGIWGIIVALVAAIVLNLGTNWGRIQDVKATVNEGTMGSLLPIFNTASEVGYGAVIASLAAFTTIKEAVLGVSGNPLVSLALSVNVLAGVTGSASGGMSIALEALGDQFRTMAVEQGIDLELVHRVTAIASGGFDALPHNGAVITLLGICGLTHRQSYKDIGVVAVLIPVIALVAVIVLGTLFGSF; encoded by the coding sequence TCCCTCGGACTCATCGGCATCGTGGTGTCGCTAGGCCTGCTGATGTACCTGGCCTACCGCGGCATCAATGTGCTGATCCTCGCGCCCATACTGGCGCTGCTGGCCACCCTGATGGCCGGTGGGCCGATGCTGGCGACCTACACCCAGGTCTTCATGCCCGCCCTCGGCGGGTACGCCATCACGTACTTCCCGCTGTTCCTGCTGGGCGCCATCTTCGGCAAGGTGATGGACGTCAGCGGCAGCGCCAAGGCGATCGCCGACTTCATCGTCAACCGCATCGGTGCCAGCCGCGCCATCCTCGCCATCACCCTGGCCTGCGGCATCCTCACCTACGGCGGGGTCTCGCTCTTCGTCGTCGCCTTCGCCGTCTTCCCGATCGCGGCAGCGCTGTTCAAGGAGGCCGGCCTGCCCAAGCGGCTCATCCCCGCCACCATCGCGCTGGGCTCCTTCACCTTCACGATGACGGCGCTGCCGGGCACCCCGGCCATCCAGAACGCCATCCCGGCGCCGTTCTTCAGCACCAATGCCTTCGCCGCGCCCGGGCTGGGCGCCATCGCCGGCCTGATCATGCTCGTCGGTGGTGTCCTCTGGCTCGACCGTCGCGCGAAGAAGCTCCTCGCGGCGGGCGAGGGGTACGAGCCGCCGGTGATCGCCGGCGGCGGGTTCCCCGGTTTCGGCCGGAAGAAGGCGGCCGAGGAGCAGCCCCGCGTCGAGCACAGCGACCAGGACGACCACCTCATGGAGCGCCCCCACGTGCCCGTCTGGCTCGCCTTCCTGCCGATCGTCGTCGTCATCGGGCTCAACTACGCGCTGGTCAACTGGATCTTCCCGAGCATGGAGTTCGAGTACCTGCAGCAGGAGGCGTACGGCTCGGTCGGCATCGACAAGGTCGCCGGCATCTGGGGGATCATCGTGGCCCTCGTCGCGGCGATCGTGCTCAACCTGGGCACCAACTGGGGCCGCATCCAGGACGTCAAGGCGACGGTCAACGAGGGCACGATGGGTTCCCTCCTGCCGATCTTCAACACCGCCTCGGAGGTCGGCTACGGAGCGGTGATCGCCTCCCTCGCCGCCTTCACGACCATCAAGGAGGCCGTCCTGGGCGTCTCGGGCAACCCGTTGGTCTCCCTGGCGCTGTCGGTCAACGTGCTCGCCGGTGTCACCGGCTCGGCCTCCGGCGGCATGAGCATCGCGCTCGAGGCCCTTGGCGACCAGTTCCGCACGATGGCGGTCGAGCAGGGCATCGACCTCGAGCTGGTCCACCGCGTCACGGCGATCGCCTCCGGTGGCTTCGACGCGCTGCCGCACAACGGTGCCGTGATCACCCTGCTGGGGATCTGCGGGCTCACCCACCGCCAGTCGTACAAGGACATCGGTGTCGTGGCGGTGCTGATCCCGGTGATCGCACTCGTCGCGGTGATCGTCCTGGGCACGCTGTTCGGCAGCTTCTGA
- a CDS encoding DMT family transporter produces MTIVLALAASVTWGASDFIAGILSGRLPARTVVICSQAVALVAISGVVLVVGLPLPPGPWWLWGAVGGVAEGAGLLALYSGLARGRMGIVTPIAGLGVLVPVVVGLVRGDPVTVLLGAGILLAIVGGVLASGPEVEGGGEGGDATSILYAVLAALGLGTAMACVDLGSRVSGLHTLWAMRVASVGVFLLLALVLTTRWRIPRGLAPGLVVVGIADLSATALFSMATTRGHLSIAGVLASLYPVTTILLAWLLLRERLRPVQVVGVAAALAGIALIAS; encoded by the coding sequence GTGACGATCGTCCTCGCCCTCGCGGCCTCCGTGACCTGGGGTGCCTCGGACTTCATCGCGGGGATCCTCTCCGGTCGGCTCCCGGCGCGCACCGTCGTCATCTGCTCCCAGGCCGTGGCCCTGGTCGCGATCTCCGGTGTCGTCCTCGTCGTCGGGCTGCCCCTGCCACCGGGCCCGTGGTGGCTGTGGGGCGCGGTCGGGGGAGTGGCCGAGGGCGCCGGCCTGCTCGCCCTCTACAGCGGCCTGGCCCGCGGCCGCATGGGCATCGTGACGCCGATCGCCGGTCTCGGTGTCCTCGTCCCCGTGGTCGTCGGACTCGTCCGCGGCGACCCCGTGACCGTCCTGCTCGGCGCCGGCATCCTGCTGGCGATCGTCGGGGGCGTCCTCGCCAGCGGCCCCGAGGTCGAGGGTGGCGGCGAAGGGGGCGACGCCACCTCCATCCTCTACGCCGTCCTCGCGGCCCTCGGGCTGGGGACGGCGATGGCCTGTGTCGACCTCGGCAGCCGGGTCTCGGGGCTGCACACCCTGTGGGCGATGCGGGTGGCGTCGGTGGGCGTCTTCCTGCTGCTCGCCCTGGTGCTGACGACCCGGTGGCGCATCCCCCGAGGGCTGGCCCCGGGCCTGGTCGTCGTGGGCATCGCCGACCTGTCGGCCACCGCGCTCTTCAGCATGGCCACGACCCGAGGGCACCTGAGCATCGCCGGGGTGCTCGCCTCGCTGTACCCGGTGACGACGATCCTGCTCGCGTGGCTGCTGCTGCGCGAGCGGCTGCGGCCCGTGCAGGTCGTCGGGGTGGCCGCCGCGCTGGCGGGTATCGCCCTCATCGCCAGCTGA
- a CDS encoding UDP-N-acetylglucosamine 1-carboxyvinyltransferase has translation MSDDYLARIGTTIKDARHRAGLSQADLAARLETSQSAVTRIEAGGQNLTLDSLARISEALDTELVALTRTSGSGAVHLKVEGGRQLSGAIDVKTSKNAAVALLCASLLNKGTTTLRNLARIEEVNRILEVLESIGVRTRWLPDSADLEIVPPARFNLEAMDEEAARRTRSVIMFLGPLLHEFADFRLPYAGGCDLGTRTVEPHMTSLTHFGLDVQATQGWYEAQVDPQDGADRAIVLTERGDTVTENALMAAARHPGRTTIRNASPNYMVQDLCFFLERLGVRVEGIGSTTLVVSGVRDIDVDVEYSPSEDPIEAMSLIAAAVVTESEITIRRCPIEFLEIELATLAGMGMKYSMTEEYRAHNGRTRLVDITTQPGPLRAPIDKIHPMPFPGLNIDNLPFFALIAACAHGTTTIHDWVYDNRAIYLTELNKVGGKVTLLDPHRVLVEGPSRWRSNEVTCPPALRPGVVVLLAMLAAPGTSYLRNVYVIHRGYEDLAERLNALGASVQPFRDIG, from the coding sequence ATGTCTGATGACTACCTCGCCCGTATCGGCACGACCATCAAGGACGCACGACACCGCGCCGGCCTGTCCCAGGCCGACCTGGCCGCGCGCCTGGAGACGAGCCAGAGCGCCGTCACGCGCATCGAGGCCGGCGGCCAGAACCTCACCCTCGACAGCCTCGCCCGCATCAGCGAAGCCCTCGACACCGAGCTCGTCGCACTGACCCGCACGTCGGGCTCCGGCGCCGTCCACCTCAAGGTGGAGGGTGGCCGGCAGCTCTCCGGCGCCATCGACGTCAAGACCAGCAAGAACGCCGCCGTCGCGCTGCTGTGCGCCTCCCTGCTCAACAAGGGCACGACGACCCTGCGCAACCTGGCCCGCATCGAGGAGGTCAACCGCATCCTCGAGGTCCTCGAGTCGATCGGCGTGCGGACCAGGTGGCTGCCGGACAGCGCCGACCTGGAGATCGTCCCGCCGGCGAGGTTCAACCTCGAGGCCATGGACGAGGAGGCGGCTCGGCGCACCCGCAGCGTCATCATGTTCCTCGGCCCCCTCCTGCACGAGTTCGCCGACTTCCGCCTGCCCTACGCCGGTGGCTGCGACCTCGGCACCCGCACGGTCGAGCCGCACATGACCTCGCTGACCCACTTCGGTCTCGACGTGCAGGCCACCCAGGGCTGGTACGAGGCCCAGGTCGACCCGCAGGACGGTGCGGACCGCGCGATCGTCCTCACCGAGCGCGGCGACACCGTCACCGAGAACGCCCTCATGGCCGCCGCTCGCCACCCCGGGCGCACCACGATCCGCAACGCCTCGCCCAACTACATGGTCCAGGACCTGTGCTTCTTCCTCGAGCGGCTCGGCGTGCGCGTCGAGGGCATCGGCAGCACGACGCTCGTGGTCTCGGGCGTGCGCGACATCGACGTCGATGTCGAGTACTCCCCCAGCGAGGACCCGATCGAGGCGATGAGCCTGATCGCCGCCGCCGTGGTCACCGAGTCCGAGATCACGATCAGGCGCTGCCCGATCGAGTTCCTCGAGATCGAGCTGGCGACCCTCGCCGGCATGGGGATGAAGTACTCGATGACCGAGGAGTACCGGGCCCACAACGGCCGCACCCGGCTCGTCGACATCACCACCCAGCCGGGGCCGCTGCGGGCCCCGATCGACAAGATCCACCCGATGCCCTTCCCGGGCCTGAACATCGACAACCTGCCCTTCTTCGCCCTCATCGCCGCCTGCGCGCACGGCACGACGACGATCCACGACTGGGTCTACGACAACCGGGCGATCTACCTGACCGAGCTGAACAAGGTCGGCGGCAAGGTCACCCTGCTGGACCCGCACCGCGTCCTCGTCGAGGGCCCGAGCCGGTGGCGCTCCAACGAGGTCACCTGCCCGCCGGCACTGCGCCCCGGCGTCGTCGTCCTGCTGGCGATGCTCGCCGCGCCGGGCACCTCGTACCTGCGCAACGTCTACGTCATCCACCGCGGCTACGAGGACCTCGCCGAGCGACTCAACGCCCTCGGCGCGAGCGTGCAGCCCTTCCGCGACATCGGCTGA
- a CDS encoding DUF3000 domain-containing protein: MASRQISGAQSPDFDHALRSVHEARLRPEVRLTEVPAPTRLAPQAVAMTADIVDASDGEDVATGRFVLLHDPQEPEPWGGAWRVVTFARAELEAEVAGDPMLGAVGWSWLTDALQAHGIEAHNLAGTVTHVVSESFGDLDDREPSVEMEIRASWSPTDADAGTHLSAWVDMLGTVGGLPPLPEGVVALPGRRR; this comes from the coding sequence GTGGCCTCCCGACAGATCTCCGGTGCGCAGTCGCCCGACTTCGATCACGCCCTGCGCAGCGTGCACGAAGCGCGGCTGCGTCCAGAGGTGCGCCTGACCGAGGTCCCGGCGCCGACCCGCCTCGCACCCCAGGCCGTGGCGATGACCGCCGACATCGTCGATGCCTCGGACGGTGAGGACGTGGCCACCGGACGCTTCGTGCTGCTGCACGACCCGCAGGAGCCCGAGCCGTGGGGCGGTGCATGGCGCGTGGTCACCTTCGCCCGGGCGGAGCTCGAGGCCGAGGTCGCCGGTGACCCGATGCTCGGCGCGGTCGGCTGGTCGTGGCTCACCGATGCGCTCCAAGCGCACGGTATCGAGGCGCACAACCTCGCGGGGACCGTCACCCATGTGGTCTCGGAGTCCTTCGGCGACCTCGACGACCGCGAGCCCAGCGTCGAGATGGAGATCCGCGCCTCGTGGAGCCCCACCGACGCTGACGCCGGCACGCACCTGTCCGCGTGGGTGGACATGCTGGGGACGGTCGGCGGGCTGCCCCCGCTGCCGGAGGGAGTCGTCGCACTCCCGGGACGGCGCCGTTGA